A segment of the Mycobacterium intracellulare ATCC 13950 genome:
ACGTCGATGTTGCCCGAACTGATGACTGTCGATGCCGACGCTGAATTCGCGGTGGCGCCAGAGCGGGCCGAGGCCACGATGCCCGGTGCGGCCACCAGGGTGTGGGACGTGATCGACGAGGTCGCCGCCAACACCGCTGTGGGCATTCGGATCGCCGTCAGGCTGGGCCCCGTCGCGGTGAAGTCGACGATAGGAACCGCGTTGAGATCGGTACGCAAACTCCTCCCGGGTGCCGGACCGCAACGGTCCGACGGTTCGGATTCCGAGGAGGACGACAGTTCGCCGCGAACGCTGCTGAACGCCCCCCTCACCGCGCGACGGACCGTTGCGTTCGCCGGGGTGGCCATGGATGATGTGCGCGCCATCGCCGGCGCGTTCGATGTCACTGTGAACGATGTTTTTTTGACCGCAACGACATCGGCGCTGCGCAGATGGTTGGCAAGCCACGACACGGTGCCCAGTCATCCGCTGCGCACCATGATGCCGATCTCGACACGCGGCGTCGACGGCGACGCGTCCAATAGTTGGTCGCCTGTTGTCGTCAAATTGCCGGTGGATCTGGCCGACCCGGCACAGCAGTTGGCCAGCATTCACGATGCGACATCCAGGATCAAGGACGGGCGACGGGCAGTGCGGCCCGTCAATCTCGCCGACGTCATAGACCTCGTTCCACCGGTCGTCATCGGCTGGGTGATGGGTGTGTACACCGGTCTGCAACTGTCGCGGTTCCACTCGCCAGTCGCTCATGTCATCGCCTCCAACGTTCCGGGCCCCAGCGACGAAATCTATTGCGCCGGGGCGCATGTCCTCGGAATTCACGCTCTGGCCCCGCTGTTTGAGGGCTCGAATCTCAACATCACCGCCGTGTCCTATGGCGGCACCCTGAGCGTGGGCATCGTCGCGTGCCCCGATAACGTCGATGACGTCGCATCGGTCGCGACCTGCATCGAAGACGTGGTCGGTGAACTGAAAATCGCCGCCGACGAAAAGGCCGGCCAGAGCGCGGGTTTATCCCGCCCCAGCGAGCCGGAGCCCACCATGAATGGCACTGCCACAACGCAATTCGCAGGGGCCGAAGCGGGCTGGCCCGATCGGGGCCTCGCGCCACGAAATGCCGGCATAGCTCACTTCCTCGAATGAGGGCCTCAGGGCCCACGCCGTAGGCCAACAGCGTTGACAACCCGTCTGACAGGGCGTTTACTGGAGGTCTAGTCCGGAAACTGGTCATCGGCGTTCATGCGTTCGCCGCAGCACACCGCACTTTGGTTCTCACGATCGGCATTGTGACCGCCCTGGGCTTGGCTGTTTCGGTCGCCGGCCAACATGACATTCGTCCAGCCACGCGTCGACCAGCTCAAATCAACACCCTCGATACCTAATACCCGAAATGGGGGCCACCATGAGGAACTCTGACCACGCAAAGCGAAACACTTTCCGCGAGAATGTGATTCACGTAGGCGCGGGCTTTCTCGCCAAGGAGCGTCCACACGTCACACAGACGTTGTCCACGCTTGAGGCGCAGCTAGGCAGATGGCATCCGAAAGATGTGGACATCGAAGTCACCCTGCAGGACCGCGGCGGCAAGGAACAGCGCATCACATTGCGCACAACCCTTCCCGGCCATCCACTGCTCGTAGCAGTCGCAGAAAACCCGGACATCACCCGTGCCCTGTGCGATGCAAAGCGCGAATTGAGCCGGCAGCTTGAACACCAGAAGTCGACACACGATCCGATGAACAATCGCCGGCTCAAGCGCGCGACCATCCGCCATCCGGACTAGCCGCACACCGTTCGAGGTGGCCCGGCACGCAATGCAGGACCCCAACCAAACAGCAACTGTCTTTCACGAGCAGGAAGGTGCACGAACATGACGCACGCCACTGAGACGCATTCGGTCGTCAGCTCTGCCGAGGAGCGCGTAACGCCCTCAACAGGATCTGGTATCTCGTTGATCCATAATGGCCCGTTGACGGTCCAGGACGTACTCCGTGCGGGCATGCGCCGCAGGGCCAGACGCAAGGGAATGGCCCGGCAATCGATCTGGGATTCAGACGGCGGCGTAGGCAAGCCGTGGAGAGCCGACGTGCCGCTGGGCGGCACAACGCGATAACACGGCGGCGGCACGGTATGAACGCCGATCTCGTCGAGGGGGCTCCGCCGTCAATCGCTGCGGCGTTTGCGCAGCCAGCCCAGCGCCGCCTCGGCGGCGTGGTAGCCGCACAGTCCGTGGATGCCGGCCCCGGGCGGGGTGGACTGCGAGCACAGGTATACCCCCGGCACACCGGTCGCGTACGGGTTGACGGAGACGCGGGGCCGCAGGATCACTTGGAGCCCGTCGTTGGCGCCGCCGATGATGTCGCCGCCGATGAAGTTGGGGTTGTAGGCCTGTAGATCGGCGGTGCCCCTGCTGACGGTGGCGACGACGCGGTCGCGGAATCCGGGCGCGAAGCGCTCGATCTGGTCAGTGATGATCTCGGTGGCATCGCCGGTGTAGCCGAACGGCACGTGGGCGTAGGCGTAGATCGGGTTGATATTGCCCGCCGAGCGCGACGGGTCGGCCAGGTACTGCTGCCCAAGGATGATGAACGGCCGCCGGTACATCCGACCTTGCGACCGCTCGCGTTCGCTGTGTGCGATCTCGGCGAATGTCCCGCCCAGGTGCACGGTGCCGGCGTGACCGCAGTCGGGATTGGTCCAGGGAATGTGGCCCTCGATGGCGTAGTCGACCTTGAAGGCCGAGGACCCCTGGCGGTAGCGCCGGTAGGAGCGCTTGATGCGGCCGGGCATGGCGTCGCCGTAGAGCCGCAGCGTCGCGGCCGGGGTGAGGTCGAGCATGACGATGTCGGCGTCGGGAATGTCTTTGCGGCTGGTCACTGTGACGCCGGTGGTGATCGCAGCGCCGTGTTCGGCCAGGACGGCTGCTAGCGCCGCGATGATCGAACCCGATCCGCCCGCAGCCACCGGCCAGCCGTAGTGGTGCCCGCTGGCCATGAACATCAGCGCCATTGCGGCCGTCAGCGGCCGGTCGAGCCGGGTGTAAGCGTGCGCGGCCTGGCCGCCGTATAGCGCGCGCACCCGCTCGGTGCGAAACCAGCGGGCCAGCACGGTCGCCGGCAACAGCGCGCGCGGCCCGAAGGCAGCAAGCCGGATGGGGTGGTGCGGAACATGCAGGACCGGGCGCATCAGGTCTTGGCACAGCTCGTCGAAGCCGGCGGCGAGATCGCCCACCGCGAGCCGCCACCGCCGTCCGTCGGCGCCCATTTCGGCCACGGTTCGGTCGATCGACCGGTACAGCAACCCGGCGGTGCCGTCGTCGAGCGGATGCGCGCAGTCGACCTCCGGCCACTTCCAGGTCAGCCCGTAGCTCGGCAGGTCGATCTCCTCCCAGAACGGTGAACCCACTGCCATCGGATGCGCAGCCGAGCAGACGTCGTGGATCACCCCGGGCACCGTCAGCTCGGCCGAGCGCGCTCCCCCGCCGACCGTCTCGCCGGCCTCCAGCACCTGCACGTCGACACCGTGGCGGGCGAGGTGGATCGCGGCGGCCAGCCCGTTGGGCCCGGCGCCGACGACGACTGACCTAGCCATGGGCGTCATCAATGACGTGGACGGGGCAGTCATCGCCGGGCTCGGGCCACGGCTGGCGGGTCAGCATGTCCTTGACGTCGACGTAGCCCGCCTCGATCAGGCCGGTCTTGGCGTCGAGGATGCGATACGACTGCCGTTGGACGTGGATGGGCTGACCCTCCAGGACGATGACCCGCAGGTCGCCGTCCTCGAAGCGGCAGCGGCGTTGCACCGCCTCCACAAGTTGCTCGTTGTGCAGGTGGCCCTCGCCGAAGTTCCACCCGACGAGCGGCCCGGCAACGATTTCGCCCTCACGGATCTTGTAGTCGGCTTCGTCGTCGATCGCGCGCGGCAGCAGCCCGTTGAGCGCCCGGCCATGCACGTGCATCGCGCGGAAGGCGGCGATCTTGTCCGCCAAGATTTCGGCGGTTTCCGGGTCGTAGAGCCTCGCCAGCTGATTGACGACGAGCGCGGAGCTCTTCACGATGTCGGCGTCGATCTTCTCCTCGGCGCCCGCACGAAAGCACCACACGCTGGTGGCCCAGTTGCCGGCGTAGTACCGCATCGCCGGAAGGAACGAAATCTTTTCGGGGAACATGTTTCCCACGATGACCACCACCACCGCGAGGATCACGAGGGCGAGCAGCACGGGCGAGCGAAGATCGGGGGCCCGGACCGCGCCGTAATGCCCGAACAGATAGAACAGCGAGAAGATGAAGAACACGTTCCATTCCAAGGGGACTCCCATTGGGAGGTTGGAAATGATGTTGAGATGGAACAGCACCATGAACGCGATCAGAAACCATCGCCACGGGTGATCGGCGGCGAAGAAGACCAGCACCGTCGGAACCACGAATTCCGCTGTGGTGCCGCCGACGTGGGCCATCAGCTTGGGCAGCAGCGACGGTCGCAGGTCGTTGACGTGGTCGAGGTAGAGCAGGTGCTTCAGCGGGGTGAACACCCGGCTTCGCAGCAGCGCGTTGTTGCTCGTCATCACCGCCACCACGTAAGGGAAATGGTGGTTGAGCTTGGAAACCGCTGCGCCCCACCACAAGCAGAGCATGATGAGCTTGCAGGCCGCGATCTGATCGGTGAACGGGAAGAAGAACACGAACAGCTTCAGCCAATAGTGTTCGCCGCGGGCGGCCAGGAAGACCGTCTTGTCGCGTAGACCCAACAGGGCCAGCGCCACGATCGTCGGGACGACCCGCACGGGGTCGATCAGGCCGACATCGCCCGCGGTGGTGACCGGCCCGCCGTGGCCGGGCGACAGCAGCGCCCACACCCCGCCGATCAGAACGATGGCATACAGCGCGACGTCGAAGGCGGTGCGCGTGTCGCCGCGGGTGAACGGAACCTTGCCGGGCCAGGCCGGGAGCCGAATTGTGTTGGGTCGCAACCAGTAAAGGATGCCGCCGATCGGTGGCATGAACCGCCCGGTCAGCGGCCCGGATCCGCAGCCGAGGCCGGTGACCTCGAACAGCAGCGTGAAGATGACGACCTTCTGGTAGACGATGGGTTGCGTCCACCAGTCGCCGATGCGGCCCAGACCGCCCAGGCCGGGGGTTAGCGAGATGATCGCGGCGGGGGCGGCGACGTAGAGGGCGATCTTGAGCAGGTAGAGCAAATACACCGCGTATGGCGTGCCGAAGCCGTGTTCCGCCCA
Coding sequences within it:
- a CDS encoding wax ester/triacylglycerol synthase family O-acyltransferase, whose translation is MPTHVMAVLFCDPEAHGAVTADAICKLLAQRTATIPGFRQRLLTRPFGLGQPSWIEDPAFDVQSHLHCVRLAEPGTMRELTTLIGELHGQPLNRDRPLWDAWVVQGLADGRLVVLIKFSHAITDGVGAVTSMLPELMTVDADAEFAVAPERAEATMPGAATRVWDVIDEVAANTAVGIRIAVRLGPVAVKSTIGTALRSVRKLLPGAGPQRSDGSDSEEDDSSPRTLLNAPLTARRTVAFAGVAMDDVRAIAGAFDVTVNDVFLTATTSALRRWLASHDTVPSHPLRTMMPISTRGVDGDASNSWSPVVVKLPVDLADPAQQLASIHDATSRIKDGRRAVRPVNLADVIDLVPPVVIGWVMGVYTGLQLSRFHSPVAHVIASNVPGPSDEIYCAGAHVLGIHALAPLFEGSNLNITAVSYGGTLSVGIVACPDNVDDVASVATCIEDVVGELKIAADEKAGQSAGLSRPSEPEPTMNGTATTQFAGAEAGWPDRGLAPRNAGIAHFLE
- a CDS encoding HPF/RaiA family ribosome-associated protein yields the protein MRNSDHAKRNTFRENVIHVGAGFLAKERPHVTQTLSTLEAQLGRWHPKDVDIEVTLQDRGGKEQRITLRTTLPGHPLLVAVAENPDITRALCDAKRELSRQLEHQKSTHDPMNNRRLKRATIRHPD
- a CDS encoding phytoene desaturase family protein, which produces MARSVVVGAGPNGLAAAIHLARHGVDVQVLEAGETVGGGARSAELTVPGVIHDVCSAAHPMAVGSPFWEEIDLPSYGLTWKWPEVDCAHPLDDGTAGLLYRSIDRTVAEMGADGRRWRLAVGDLAAGFDELCQDLMRPVLHVPHHPIRLAAFGPRALLPATVLARWFRTERVRALYGGQAAHAYTRLDRPLTAAMALMFMASGHHYGWPVAAGGSGSIIAALAAVLAEHGAAITTGVTVTSRKDIPDADIVMLDLTPAATLRLYGDAMPGRIKRSYRRYRQGSSAFKVDYAIEGHIPWTNPDCGHAGTVHLGGTFAEIAHSERERSQGRMYRRPFIILGQQYLADPSRSAGNINPIYAYAHVPFGYTGDATEIITDQIERFAPGFRDRVVATVSRGTADLQAYNPNFIGGDIIGGANDGLQVILRPRVSVNPYATGVPGVYLCSQSTPPGAGIHGLCGYHAAEAALGWLRKRRSD
- a CDS encoding DUF3556 domain-containing protein: MGFMSPELPDVDRSTWPTLPRATRLQVVTRHWAEHGFGTPYAVYLLYLLKIALYVAAPAAIISLTPGLGGLGRIGDWWTQPIVYQKVVIFTLLFEVTGLGCGSGPLTGRFMPPIGGILYWLRPNTIRLPAWPGKVPFTRGDTRTAFDVALYAIVLIGGVWALLSPGHGGPVTTAGDVGLIDPVRVVPTIVALALLGLRDKTVFLAARGEHYWLKLFVFFFPFTDQIAACKLIMLCLWWGAAVSKLNHHFPYVVAVMTSNNALLRSRVFTPLKHLLYLDHVNDLRPSLLPKLMAHVGGTTAEFVVPTVLVFFAADHPWRWFLIAFMVLFHLNIISNLPMGVPLEWNVFFIFSLFYLFGHYGAVRAPDLRSPVLLALVILAVVVVIVGNMFPEKISFLPAMRYYAGNWATSVWCFRAGAEEKIDADIVKSSALVVNQLARLYDPETAEILADKIAAFRAMHVHGRALNGLLPRAIDDEADYKIREGEIVAGPLVGWNFGEGHLHNEQLVEAVQRRCRFEDGDLRVIVLEGQPIHVQRQSYRILDAKTGLIEAGYVDVKDMLTRQPWPEPGDDCPVHVIDDAHG